From the Streptomyces nigrescens genome, one window contains:
- a CDS encoding response regulator transcription factor, whose product MPAPASSSRGAPGKQPELLRADGSPVRVLVVDDESSLADLLSLALRYEGWDIRAEGDGAGALRCARSWRPDAVLLDVMLPDMDGLTVLGRLRRELPDVPVLFLTAKDAVEDRIAGLTAGGDDYVTKPFSLEEVVARLRGLLRRAGAAAARSASRLTVGDLVLDEDSHEVWRDGQEIHLTATEFELLRYLMRNPRRVLSKTQILDRVWSYDFGGQANVVELYISYLRRKIDVGRAPMIHTRRGAGYLIKPGG is encoded by the coding sequence ATGCCGGCTCCGGCGTCGTCCTCCAGGGGCGCGCCAGGGAAGCAGCCGGAGCTGTTGCGGGCCGACGGCAGCCCCGTGCGGGTGCTGGTCGTGGACGATGAATCCTCGCTCGCCGATCTGCTGTCGCTCGCGCTGCGCTACGAGGGCTGGGACATCCGCGCGGAGGGGGACGGCGCCGGTGCGCTGCGCTGTGCCCGTAGTTGGCGGCCGGATGCGGTGCTGCTCGATGTGATGCTGCCGGACATGGACGGGCTGACGGTGCTCGGCCGGCTGCGGCGTGAACTGCCGGATGTGCCGGTGCTGTTCCTGACCGCCAAGGACGCGGTCGAGGACCGGATCGCCGGACTGACGGCGGGCGGCGACGACTACGTCACCAAGCCGTTCAGCCTGGAAGAGGTGGTGGCCAGGCTCCGGGGGCTGCTGCGCCGGGCCGGGGCGGCCGCCGCGCGGAGCGCATCGCGGCTGACGGTGGGCGATCTGGTGCTCGACGAGGACAGCCACGAGGTGTGGCGGGACGGCCAGGAGATCCATCTGACGGCCACCGAGTTCGAGCTGCTGCGCTATCTGATGCGCAATCCGCGGAGGGTGCTGAGCAAGACGCAGATCCTCGACCGGGTCTGGAGCTATGACTTCGGCGGTCAGGCCAACGTCGTGGAGCTGTATATCTCGTATCTGCGGCGGAAGATCGACGTGGGCCGGGCGCCGATGATTCACACCCGCCGGGGCGCGGGCTATCTGATCAAGCCGGGTGGGTAA